A region of the Ovis canadensis isolate MfBH-ARS-UI-01 breed Bighorn chromosome 22, ARS-UI_OviCan_v2, whole genome shotgun sequence genome:
CCAGGTACCAAATTTTATTCAAAGAAACTGCTTATTTAAAAGTGATCACAGGACAACTCAAAATGTACAGCAAGATGAATCAGAGAAAGATCTTACTGGCCAATAGATTGTTTCAATTCTCTCACTGTATCAGACTCAAAACTTTTCATTTATAGGAAAGGTAAACTGTAACTTCAGTAGATAACAATACAGAAAGATTTTATCACATTGACTGGTTTCCATTTAGTCAGTCAACTGTTTCTAGCTGTCTCAATAGGGACAGATGTGTTTACATAACTGGCTGAGCTTGCGCCTTCTTTGCGAGCAGCTTTAGATCTGCGATGCACTTGGCGATTGTTTCCTTCTCCTGCTGTGCAGAGATGCTCTGCACCACATGCTTCTCCACCCAGTTTATCATGTGCTCTTGTTCCTTCTGACGCATCATATTCTGCACAGAGATGTGATAGTCCAGGCGATTCTTTACCTCCCTGTATACTCTATGCAGCCGTTCCCGGTAAGTAACCTCCAAGGCCATAGCAATGTTATTCCTTTGAACATCAAAAAGGTAATGGCGCTTTTGAACCAGTGCCTGCTGTGACTTCTCCATATCAATAGCATCCTGGATTTGTTTGATGGACGCCTGTTTCACCTCTTCCAGTTGGGCAATTTTTTGCTCATTGAGTTTATCAGCAAATTCCCCAACAGAGGCACCATATTTTTTAACTACATAGACAAGGAACCCTATTGTTGATATGGCAGAGAAGGTCTCTGGAGTTATCACGTATATTTCTTTGGAGAGTAAATATAAGATAAGCCCAGTTCCAAGCACATAGGGTCCTGTTACACCAGTTTTAGGATAAAGGAACTGGAAGAATTCCTCAGGGATCAGCCCAAAACGAACTTTCCCTCCATGTTCAGGAAGAGGTGGTACAGGGGCAAGACTTGGCTGCCCTGTGTGAAAGATCCTCGTTGCCTGTAATACCCCTGGACCGAGGAAGGCTGCGTTCTTCAGAGAAGGGGCTGCTGCGGCGGCGGCAGAAAGTACCACCCGGGACAGCATTGTCAGGTAGCGTTCGCACAGCAATCTTCCCGCCCCAGTGACCCCGACAGAAGAAACTGTCAGGGACAGAAGCAAGATGCCATATTGGTTTTAACagaggctgcaccattttatggagaaggcaatggcaccccactccagcactcttgcctggaaaatcccatggacagaggagcctgttgggccgcAGTCCGTGAGGtggctaaaagtcggacacgactgagcaacttcactttcacttttcactttcatgcattggagaaggaaatggcaacccactccagtgttcttgcctggagaatcccaggacgggggagcctggtgggctgctgtctatggggtcgcacagagtcggacatgactgactgtcctccttctttttttctttaatctctttgcagATATTATGTGGGAGGACCTGAATTCTGTAGAATTTCCTAGAGAGAATCTTACAGAATTTCCTATATTCTGAATTTGACTGAAGGCATTTCTGTGATATTATAAAACACGTTTATCTATCTCTGTGTTTTCTGTAAATTATTAATTAGATATAGATCCTTGATAAGAATAAGGCTTGATTTGGGGGGGCGAGGGGCGGGCTGTGGGGTAAAATATAGCATAAGCCATGCTAGTTACTGCCTATTACACCACATTAGTAAAAGCAACAAAGTTTGACCAGACAGGAGGTGAGTGGCATCTAGGGGTAAAAGCAATATGCAAAGGTCCTGTGCAGGAAGGAAACTGGTCCATCAAAGGAGAGTAAATAAGGAGAGTATTGAGTAAATTAAGGGTATATTGGCATAATTACGACAGAACACGTAAGACGGtgctaaaacttaaaaaagaaaaaaagattcctaagagaaaaaagaagcaagCAAGAATTTTAGTGAACATGACTTGGTGTGATGAAAACAACCAGAAAAGTCATATAAAGAATCACTGGGTGTagagggtaggatggggaggtATTAACTGAGGTCAACTAAATGAATAGCAGCCAGGGTATTATTTTGACATCAGACAAAAGGTCACATTGGAATTCTTTGGAAACTTATTTCCTTGTTGGGGAAATCTGCTTTGGACAAATGTAACTCATAACCAATAATGAATTAAGGTAGAAGACATGGTATTATTCAAATAAGAGAGGGCTTATTATAAGAAATATCAGTGAGATTAATTTGAATCTAGTGAGCAAAATAGTATTTCTGAGTCCTAAGCCCTTCTAAACTTTCTCCAGTGCTTCCCAACATGGGAAATTATCTTTTTATGGTACACTGGAATGAACAGAGGAATCTGCTGCCAGGTAGAGAAGATCTACTCCAGGGAACTCAGATTTCTTGGGCCCTCCTGGCAGCTGTAGGAAATCAATACTTTAGCACATCTTTGAACATATGTGGCACCCCACTTACAAGACTAGATTCAGTTGGATCAAACTAGATGCACAAATGAGTGAGGGagagtcacttagtcatgtccgactttgcgaccctatggactatacctgccagttttctctgtccaaggaattctccaggcctgaatactggagtgggtagccattcccttctccaggggatcttcccaacccaggtctcatgcgttgcaggcagattctttaccatctgagccaccagggaaacctattaTTAAGAAGAGATATTTGTAAGTATAAAGACAGGTCCACTTAAAAAGTATCAGCAGATACATGCTTGACTTATCTTATAATCGATAGACAATTCATTAGAATATGTAATGAATTCGTATACCTTTCCCAAAGGAATACCCAAGATAGAAGTAGCAATAAAGTTATAAATGACAATCATCaatcagatgaaataatttagGTGAAGCTTCTCTCTCTCAAAGAGATGGGGACTGGGAAAGTGGTCAGGAAGGAAATGCAATGTGCTTTCAGCTACGCATGAAAAGGAGAGAGTAATTTAGGCTAGCTCTCAAAGTGTCCATTAGAGCCCTTTTGCTATCAGTCTCTGGGATTGCCATGGTGAAGCTGACTTGATCCTCCAACTCCCATATAAGCACCATTTCTATtggctattttatttattgtgaaTCAATATACAAAGCTAGATTTTATgcgaaaaaaatgatttaaaaatataagccaTTAGTCTTATAGAAAAACCTTAGGTCTGGAATGGGGAGGTTTGATTGCTTCTCTTAATATGCTGTGAAGGATTGGAACATTCAGTAAGTCACTTACCCCCTGGgatttcagtttctccatctgtcccACTAGGATTGCATATCTATCCTGCATAGCTTACAGGGTTGTTTTGAGAACCCAGAAGTGTAGCAGTTTCAAAGTGTTTTGTACAACACAGATGCAAGCCTTTTTCCCCCCCTCTTTTAAGTTATAAACATTGCTTATAACACAGAAGATTAAAGAGGATCAAAAATCACTTAGATATCCCTGGAGAGAGAATGTGCTATTAAGGGCAAAGCTGATAttagacattaaaaatataatgaaaacaagTTACTTTGCAACTTCAGTACATGATAGCAGCTAAATACATACTTCTGAGGAAATATGTGTGTTAGGCTGAAATCTGTGTATATCTATAAGGATCTAAGGACAAGACaagactttcatcaagagggtgtGGCATATTTGTTTCTAGCTAGTATGTGGCCCTCAGTAAGGAGCTCTGGGTTCCTGAATTGGACAGTGTTTAAGAGCAGATTTTTATAATTGCTTTTACCTGCAAAGTCCAGGAGGCAAGACACTCAGAGCTTCCCTTGCTGTAGGCCATTGGGATGGGAAACTGATAATTTCAATATTATGTCATGTAGCAGAAGTTTTGTGGGCTTCATGAAGTTTTCAGCTCAATGTATTTCTCTTTCAATTGAGTCCAAACCCTTATCTTCAAAAGTCATGCCCCCCACCAAAAGTTCTCA
Encoded here:
- the LOC138427682 gene encoding ATP synthase F(0) complex subunit B1, mitochondrial, which codes for MLSRVVLSAAAAAAPSLKNAAFLGPGVLQATRIFHTGQPSLAPVPPLPEHGGKVRFGLIPEEFFQFLYPKTGVTGPYVLGTGLILYLLSKEIYVITPETFSAISTIGFLVYVVKKYGASVGEFADKLNEQKIAQLEEVKQASIKQIQDAIDMEKSQQALVQKRHYLFDVQRNNIAMALEVTYRERLHRVYREVKNRLDYHISVQNMMRQKEQEHMINWVEKHVVQSISAQQEKETIAKCIADLKLLAKKAQAQPVM